taaaaaaactacacTAAAAAACATCGCCTTAGTTGCCCAGTTTGCCAGAgacaaataaatacatattatatatcaaaatgaccgttTCACAATAAGGAATTAATTAAcggtcattttgagttaatttgaaaactgaaaataaaatccacatacaggcggtcccctacttaagaacacccgacttacatacgactcctagttacaaccggacctctggtaattggtaatttcctgtactttagccctaggctacaataatcagctgtaacagttatcacaggtgtctgtaatgaagaactCCTGGTTCTGAAGACaatcctacatttttaaaatccaattgtcacagagaccaaaaagaaattgtctgaggctacaatgataaaatatacaaattacatacaaattcaacataagaacaaacctccagaacctatcctgtacgtaacccggggactgcctgtatacactatacattacaaaattttttaaaaatctttgcctttttaaaaatgtttaactatccctatgttcccaaaaaaatgcttaaaaatgtTTTAAGGTATTGCACAAAGataagaagttatggcccttagacAAATAAGTATGAAAATTTGCTACAGACACTTGGTCATTAAAGCCGtttaaggcctggtcagaaaggggttaaaatgtatcttgtatatgtatatttatatattggaatattgttttttatatattttagatcAGTTATGGCACCACAGATCAACTTTTAAGCAATGCGAAGCTCTTCCCATCGTTCTTCCAAGCTCTTCCCAATTATCACACCCAATGTCTGGCCATTGTCCAGTTACTCCGACGCTTTAACTGGACGTGGATCGGAGTTATTACGTCTAGTGATGACATCGGTGAGAAGCAGAGTGCAGAGTTGAAGGCGATGGCTGATGCCTATGACATCTGTGTTGAGTATGTCATTGCGATCGGTGAAGAACAACTGAGAGGACGATATGGAATATATAGGAGAATCATCTATGGGTCGACCTCACAAGTCGTTGTCTTTTGTGGTAAAGTTTCAATGTGGATTATGTTTTTTATGCGAGCCCAATGTGATGATAAGACGCTGATCGTACCGGTGGGGGGGCTAGAAGCAGCACTCATTTCCAAAATAAGAAAATCTCTGTTTCATGGATGTTTGGTATTTTCACCTTCTACAAAAATTTttccagaattaaaaaaatacatcaaaGAGATGATTCTAGCGAGTCGTCCTAATGACTTATACATGGAATATATTTTGGCTTATCATTTCAGCTGCTTAACATCAGATCCTTACATCAACAAAGTATTTCGGTCTCTATTTAGACTTAAAGAATGTAACAGAACTTTGGTATTGGATGACCTGGTCCGCTCCACATACGCAGCCGAAGATTTTCGAGTTGCCTACCTGGTGTACAAATCTGTCTATGCCCTGGCACATTCTCTACATGATTTACAGTTATATGCGATGAACACTAACAAGAACTTCAGAGAAAGTCACAGCCTTATGAGACATGTAAGAGAAATCTGATACATagtgagagatccttgtactcatAAGTAAGGGTAAAGGGACCCGAGCATTGCGGATTAGAGTCCCTGAACgcagacttcagccagaagttccgGTTCGATTTTCGGACTCACCCCTGCCAGCACCGGGGGTGTTCCTGGCGAGTGTTCGGGTTTGAGTACCCCGAACCAAACTTTTGTTCGGGGTTTTTGTCTGAACTCAACGAATTCGAAACTGAATGGGCCCACTCATCGCTGCTCATAAGTTTCATTTGTAAGGCTTGTGCAATTTCGAAGTTTTAAATGATTTTCCATCATCAGAAGTGACACTTTGGGAAAAGGATGTGAAAACacattaaaactttttatattaaaatgtggtggagaagttttttttttggagggcaaaatataaaaaaaatgaaatgatctGGAGGAAACATGAGTGAAGCTTCCATCCGAACCAGTGTTGCTCCAGTAGTCCTGGAAAtttgtatacaaccccctctaatccttttcatttttattttccctCGCCTGAATCTCTGAAGTATGGCAGCAGTAGATGGATCCCGTATTAAAAGATTTACCTGAAAAGCTTTGTCTATGTGCCTGAAAAATTGCAGATTTGCTATGAATCTATGAACCAACAAATAGATTTGCTTATCACTAACCTTGTCTTGACTAGTGATGAGTAAACCTGAACCATCAAGTTTAGGGTTCCTGTCAAACATTGTGGCTACTCATTTGGCCACAATGGAAAAGGCTGGGTTATGGGCCATTGAACAGCCATTTGGCCAGCTTTTAACCTCTAGCAACCACAGCCATGCCCACTATATC
The DNA window shown above is from Engystomops pustulosus chromosome 1, aEngPut4.maternal, whole genome shotgun sequence and carries:
- the LOC140083203 gene encoding uncharacterized protein, giving the protein MADAYDICVEYVIAIGEEQLRGRYGIYRRIIYGSTSQVVVFCGKVSMWIMFFMRAQCDDKTLIVPVGGLEAALISKIRKSLFHGCLVFSPSTKIFPELKKYIKEMILASRPNDLYMEYILAYHFSCLTSDPYINKVFRSLFRLKECNRTLVLDDLVRSTYAAEDFRVAYLVYKSVYALAHSLHDLQLYAMNTNKNFRESHSLMRHVREI